A single Bacteroidales bacterium DNA region contains:
- a CDS encoding DUF4276 family protein, translating to MKRIIIICEGQTEQEFCKDVLAPYFISKNIQIQAPLIKKSMGGIVNWIVLKKEIETYLKQEPNVFVTLLIDY from the coding sequence TTGTGAAGGACAGACAGAACAAGAATTTTGTAAAGATGTCTTAGCACCGTATTTCATTTCTAAAAATATTCAAATTCAAGCACCTTTAATAAAAAAATCAATGGGTGGTATTGTAAATTGGATTGTTTTAAAGAAAGAAATTGAAACTTATTTAAAACAAGAACCTAATGTATTTGTAACCTTATTAATAGATTATTA